The sequence TACTTGTCTCTGGGTCGAAGAGTTGACGAAACAACATAGAGAATCTCCTAACTAGGTCATCTAACGCATGGGAAGCAGTTTTTAGTGTTTTTAGAACTGTTCCGCCCCTTGATTAATTTAATTATATAGCTATGCAGTAATAAAATGTCAAGGGAGGCAGTATGGGATTCACCATCTGCAGATCGAGGTGTTCGCCGATCCAAGACCCTCTAAAATCAGGGCAGTACCGACAATAGGCAGCAAGGCATGAACCCACAGCACTGGCGCGCAGGACGACAACTCTCCCAAGCTTTCATGGCGGTTATCCTAGCGATCGCCCTTGGATTGACCAGTTGTGCTATTCCTCAAGTTCAGGCAGAAGATCGCCTATTTTTGCCCCTCTCGGTAGACTTCTTGGGTGCCTATCAACTGCCCGATACCCGCGTTGATGATATCCCCATTGGTGGTCTATCCGGTCTGACCTACGATCGCCAACGCGATCGCTTCTATGCCATCTCCGACGATCGCAGCATCCTTTCCCCAGCCCGCTTCTATACCCTGAAGATGGCGATCGGCACCGATGGAGAAGGCACACCGACCCTCGATCAAGTCACCGTCGAAAACGTTACTCTGCTGCACAACCGTGAAGGAGAGCTCTTTGCGGCCAACAGCATCGACCCAGAAGGCATCGCCCTCTCACCGCGATCGTCTGTTTTTATATCCAGCGAAGGCAGCGATCGCCAAGCTATTCCGCCCTCCGTGCAAGAATTTGACTTAGAAACCGGCGAGTGGCTCAGCCAACTGCCTATCCCCGATCGCTACCTACCGCAGGAGGTCGATGATCAACCCCAGGGCGTGCGCGACAACCTTGGCTTTGAGGCCCTGACGATCAATCCCGGTGGCTACAGCACCGCCTGGCTAGAACCCTTCCGCCTGTTTGTTGCCACAGAGTCCGCCCTCCGTCAAGATCTACAACCCAGCCAAACTACGTCGAACCTCGAACGCCTCCTCATCGACGAACCCGACGGCACCCAGAGCCGCAACCGCTTTCTGCACTACCTAGTCGGCGATGGTCAATCTACCCTCATTGCCGAACACCTCTACCTTCTCGATGCCGACCCGCCCAATACCGCCATCAACGGCTTAGTCGAGTTGATCACCCTCGATCAAGCCGGCCATTTTCTTAGCCTAGAACGCACCTTCGGTCTGGCGGGATTTGGCGCAACCTTAGCGCAACTGGCCACCGGCAGCGCCACCGACATCTCGGGTCTAGAATCGCTCAGCGCCTCGGTCGATGGCATCGAAGCCATTCGCAAACAGCCCCTCTTCGACCTCTCCACCCTCGATATCACCCTCGACAACCTAGAAGGCATGACCCTCGGCCCCCGCCTCCCCGACGGTAGCCAAAGCCTAATCCTCATCAGTGACGATAACTTTGACGAAGCTCAAGTCACCCAGATCCTCCTCTTTCGCCTCCGTCAAGGATAGAAAACGCAAGCAAGTTGCAGTTGTAGTAGCGCATCCACAAAAGGTGAAGATGAGCATAGGGATCAAAAGGGCGATCGCTCAACCCCCAAAAGCAAAGGGCTCCATTTTAGTAATGAAGCCCTAGAGTGCTATTAAGCCTTAAAAAGACCCTGATATCCCAAGCTTGTTAGGAACCATAGCGTTATCCACAAACGATAACCTCAGCTTAGAGGTACTTTTCGAGGGTGGTAGCCAACGTGGTTTTAGGGACAGCCCCAACCACCATGTCAACGCGCTGACCGCCCTTGAAAATCATCAAGGTGGGAATGCTGCGAATGCCATACTGGCTAGCTACACTGGGGTTTTCGTCAGTATTGACTTTAACAACTTTGACTTGTCCGGCATA comes from Candidatus Obscuribacterales bacterium and encodes:
- a CDS encoding esterase-like activity of phytase family protein: MNPQHWRAGRQLSQAFMAVILAIALGLTSCAIPQVQAEDRLFLPLSVDFLGAYQLPDTRVDDIPIGGLSGLTYDRQRDRFYAISDDRSILSPARFYTLKMAIGTDGEGTPTLDQVTVENVTLLHNREGELFAANSIDPEGIALSPRSSVFISSEGSDRQAIPPSVQEFDLETGEWLSQLPIPDRYLPQEVDDQPQGVRDNLGFEALTINPGGYSTAWLEPFRLFVATESALRQDLQPSQTTSNLERLLIDEPDGTQSRNRFLHYLVGDGQSTLIAEHLYLLDADPPNTAINGLVELITLDQAGHFLSLERTFGLAGFGATLAQLATGSATDISGLESLSASVDGIEAIRKQPLFDLSTLDITLDNLEGMTLGPRLPDGSQSLILISDDNFDEAQVTQILLFRLRQG
- the trxA gene encoding thioredoxin: MSAAAQVTDASFKDEVLESELPVLVDFWAPWCGPCRMVAPVVDEISEQYAGQVKVVKVNTDENPSVASQYGIRSIPTLMIFKGGQRVDMVVGAVPKTTLATTLEKYL